A window from Malania oleifera isolate guangnan ecotype guangnan chromosome 7, ASM2987363v1, whole genome shotgun sequence encodes these proteins:
- the LOC131159765 gene encoding pectin acetylesterase 5-like isoform X2 codes for MCLDGSLPGYHFQKGFGSGVSNWLLHIEGGGWCSTIASCSFRKGTALGSSNHMEHQVHFSGILSRDSLQNPDFYNWNRVKIRYCDGASFAGHPDSEFKNGTKLFFRGQLVWEALMDELLAMGLSNARQALLSGCSAGGLATLIHCDDFRYLLPKDATVKCLADAAFFLDEKDIAGHHTLQSFYRNVVHLQGVAKNLNKDCVAKMEPFKCFFPQEIIKNIKTPVFLVNPAYDFWQIRNVLVPDSSDPRGNWVQCKLNIRNCNNSETEILQGFRNSLLKALSEFQQNKEGGIFVNSCFAHCQTWMAETWHSPNSPRIGDKTIAESVGEWYFNRAVRQIDCPYPCNPTC; via the exons GGTGGAGGTTGGTGCAGCACAATTGCATCATGTTCTTTTCGTAAAGGGACGGCATTGGGTTCTTCAAACCATATGGAACATCAAGTTCATTTTTCTGGAATTTTAAGCCGAGATTCATTGCAGAATCCTG ATTTCTATAACTGGAACCGAGTTAAGATACGCTATTGCGATGGTGCATCTTTTGCTGGACATCCAGATAGTGAGTTTAAG AATGGAACAAAGCTTTTCTTCAGGGGTCAGCTTGTTTGGGAAGCACTTATGGATGAGCTCTTAGCAATGGGATTGTCTAATGCAAGACAG GCTCTTCTGTCAGGATGCTCTGCTGGAGGGCTGGCAACTCTCATACACTGTGATGACTTTAGATATCTTTTGCCAAAGGATGCTACTGTCAAGTGTCTTGCTGATGCTGCTTTTTTCCTTGATGA GAAAGACATCGCCGGTCATCACACATTGCAATCTTTCTATCGCAATGTTGTCCACCTCCAG GGTGTAGCAAAAAATTTAAACAAGGATTGTGTTGCGAAAATGGAACCATTTAAG TGTTTCTTTCCTCAAGAAATTATTAAAAACATAAAGACCCCAGTATTCCTTGTCAACCCGGCTTATGATTTTTGGCAG ATACGGAATGTCTTGGTACCAGATTCCTCAGATCCTCGTGGCAACTGGGTACAATGCAAACTTAATATTCGCAACTGTAATAACAGTGAGACTGAGATACTCCAAG GTTTCCGTAATTCTTTGCTAAAAGCACTGAGTGAATTTCAGCAAAACAAGGAAGGGGGGATTTTTGTAAACTCTTGCTTTGCTCATTGCCAGACATGGATGGCTGAAACATGGCATTCACCCAATTCTCCTAGGATTGGCGATAAG ACAATTGCAGAGTCCGTTGGCGAATGGTATTTTAATCGAGCAGTTAGGCAAATTGATTGCCCTTACCCATGCAATCCTACCTGCTAG
- the LOC131159764 gene encoding probable protein phosphatase 2C 23: MGNGVGKLGHCFAGSGEVSRRHDIDFILSDHPLDEGLGHSFCYIRPDPFRLSTSKVHSEEVETTTFRSISGASVSANAFTPLSTSLLDHHLYPYASLDKASAFESSNSFASIPLQPVPRNSISGPLPKFSGGIPGSGPMERGFLSGPIERGFVSGPIDRSFVSGPIDRGVYSGPMEKPFDQLQRSFSHGGFGFKRKSKRKSLMKAFQRAITNMIPGGHKSIVAPIKSESDKNNECSLNASANLSSNGSLNDDVYVYDGDESLGSQNLQWAQGKAGEDRVHVVISEERGWVFVGIYDGFNGPDAPDFLLSNLYPAVQKELKGLLWNEKFESPATAVFVAESALNSNSQESSPPIEEFDWPQTRNPAGDECCQCYDQPENSPSVSGEVGSKKKRCRISKSKNRGLGRKWEENQRKWRQEWERERLELDRRLKEHLNQLESDGAASINHSDVLKALSLALKKTEEAYLEIADKMVMENPELALMGSCVLVMLMKGENVYLMNVGDSRAVLARKFEPDLWLGQDLERINEETLNDLQSYDGDEFDRLPSLASLQVTMDHSTSVEEEVQKILREHPDDASAVINDRVKGSLKVTRAFGAGYLKQPKWNNALLEMFRIDYVGANPYITCSPSLYHHRLSPKDRFLILSSDGLYQYFTNEEAVSEVELFIAAFPEGDPAQHLIEEVLFRAAKKAGMDFHELLDIPQGDRRKYHDDVSVIVISLEGRIWRSSV; this comes from the exons ATGGGCAACGGCGTAGGAAAGCTCGGCCACTGCTTCGCCGGCTCCGGAGAAGTCTCCCGCCGGCATGACATCGACTTCATCCTCTCCGACCATCCTCTCGACGAGGGCTTGGGTCACTCCTTCTGCTACATCCGACCAGACCCGTTCCGCCTCTCCACCTCCAAAGTCCACTCCGAGGAGGTCGAAACGACGACGTTTCGCTCCATCTCAGGCGCGTCCGTCAGCGCCAACGCCTTCACCCCCCTCTCCACGTCTCTGCTCGATCACCATCTCTATCCCTACGCTTCTCTCGATAAAGCTTCAGCCTTTGAGAGCTCCAATTCTTTTGCTTCTATTCCCCTGCAACCGGTTCCCCGGAATTCCATTTCTGGCCCGCTGCCGAAATTTTCCGGCGGAATCCCCGGCTCCGGCCCCATGGAAAGAGGGTTCCTGTCGGGTCCAATCGAGCGAGGCTTCGTGTCTGGTCCGATCGATCGAAGCTTCGTGTCGGGTCCGATCGATCGCGGGGTCTACTCTGGTCCGATGGAGAAGCCGTTTGATCAGCTGCAGAGGAGCTTCTCCCatgggggttttgggtttaagcgCAAATCCAAGAGAAAGTCTCTGATGAAGGCTTTTCAGAGGGCGATTACGAACATGATTCCAGGAGGTCATAAGTCTATTGTTGCGCCAATTAAATCCGAATCGGATAAGAACAATGAGTGTAGTCTTAATGCGAGTGCTAATTTGAGCAGCAATGGGAGCTTGAATGATGATGTTTATGTTTATGATGGGGATGAGTCGTTGGGGAGTCAGAATCTTCAGTGGGCACAGGGAAAAGCAGGGGAGGATCGTGTTCATGTCGTGATCTCGGAAGAACGCGGTTGGGTTTTCGTGGGGATTTATGACGGATTCAATGGCCCTGATGCTCCTGATTTCCTCTTGTCTAATCTTTACCCTGCTGTTCAAAAGGAGCTCAAAGGGTTGCTGTGGAATGAAAAGTTTGAATCCCCTGCGACTGCAGTATTTGTGGCTGAATCCGCTTTGAATTCGAATTCGCAGGAGTCTTCCCCTCCGATTGAGGAATTCGATTGGCCCCAGACGAGGAATCCCGCAGGGGATGAATGTTGTCAATGTTATGATCAGCCAGAGAATTCACCATCTGTTAGTGGGGAAGTCGGTTCCAAGAAAAAGCGCTGTAGGATTTCCAAGAGCAAGAACAGAGGGTTGGGAAGGAAATGGGAGGAGAATCAAAGGAAGTGGAGGCAGGAATGGGAAAGGGAAAGATTAGAGCTTGATAGGAGATTGAAGGAACACTTAAACCAATTGGAGTCCGACGGAGCAGCGTCTATAAACCACTCCGATGTTCTCAAAGCCCTTTCGCTGGCATTGAAGAAGACGGAGGAGGCATACTTGGAGATTGCAGACAAGATGGTAATGGAAAACCCTGAGTTAGCTCTCATGGGATCATGTGTTTTGGTGATGCTGATGAAGGGGGAAAATGTTTATTTGATGAATGTGGGGGATAGCAGAGCAGTTCTAGCTCGAAAGTTCGAACCCGACCTTTGGCTCGGGCAGGACTTGGAACGGATCAATGAGGAGACTCTGAATGATCTTCAATCATATGATGGAGATGAATTTGATAGATTACCCAGTTTAGCTTCTCTTCAGGTCACCATGGATCACAGCACATCTGTGGAAGAG GAAGTTCAGAAAATATTGAGAGAACATCCAGATGATGCTTCTGCGGTAATCAATGATCGAGTGAAAGGTTCATTGAAGGTCACCAGGGCTTTTGGGGCTGGATATCTCAAACAG CCAAAATGGAATAATGCATTACTAGAGATGTTCAGGATCGACTATGTTGGGGCCAACCCATACATCACCTGTTCGCCATCCCTCTACCACCACAGACTCAGCCCAAAAGACAGATTTTTGATACTGTCTTCTGATGGACTATACCAGTACTTCACTAACGAAGAAGCTGTCTCAGAAGTTGAGTTGTTCATTGCTGCATTCCCTGAAGGGGATCCTGCACAGCATCTCATCGAAGAAGTGCTGTTTCGAGCTGCAAAGAAGGCTG GAATGGACTTTCATGAGTTGCTTGATATTCCACAAGGGGACCGTCGAAAATACCATGATGATGTCTCTGTTATTGTTATATCTTTGGAGGGACGGATCTGGCGATCTTCTGTGTAA